TGTCTAAACAAGTGCAGTGTGatgttaaatgcaaatgaagaaCTTATGCAGAGTGAAGGGGTAGGAATAGATTTGTCTAGAGTGCTGTACCTCCACAATGGATGTTCTTGACTCCAATTGCTTGTGCTTCTGGTGGAGATTCGCACTGGGTTTAAGTATCTGCAATGgtgtttttagtattattagtaaACGCTGCATAACCACCGAGGAGCATCTCCTCAGAGACATGCCGAAGACTCCATACTGCTACCATTATCCAGGAAGGGGTCCATACACAGACTGCAATATTACAGACCTCCGCACTGATCTGTCAGAGGTAGGCCTTCAAGTTCGATCCCTTTGTATCTACGGCGATTTTTCAAGCATTCCTGCTGATGCCTTTTCACGCTTATCTTCATTGGAGGTCCTTCAAATAGATGGGATAAGACTGAAGAGGGTTCAATCTGGTGCATTTTCGGGACTCCCCAATCTGAAGTATTTGTTGGTGCTTTTTAACGATGCTATTTGCAGGTCAGTCTCCGTGGAAAGTCTCGCATTTTTTGGTTTGACTAATTTGGAAAAGCTGGCACTGAGAGGTCTAAAGTTAGTCAATGTATCCACCAGTATATTTGATCCGTTGGTTAGCTTAATCAGTCTAGAGATTACCAGAACTTGCACACAGGACCTTAGTGATATTTTCTGTTATCTTCCGGAGGGAATGTCCCACCTGAAGAACCTGAGTGTGACAGACAGTGGGATTGAAAAAATTGAGACCAAAGCATGTCCAGGTGGATCAAAGACTTGGCCTGTGACTGTCTTGTCTGGGATTCAAAACCTTTATCTAATAGGCAACAGTATTGAAATCATTCAAGCTAACTCTCTAGTTGCATTCCAGAACCTCTCCAGCCTCCATCTGGAGTTCAATGGCAAGTCGCTGGGTAGTATTTGGGAGTCCGGGGTTGGAAAAGTCAGCGAGTTGAGCTTGAAAGGAAgtgttgtaaaaaaatattcaacaaaCTTCAAAGATGTGTGTCATATCATCACCAGCCTTCATGTTAAATTGCTCAGCCTCGTTTTTACTTCAACAGATAGATTGACTGCAGAGGACTTAAAGGAGTGTGGGACAACTCTGATAAATGTATTCATCAGCAGATCAGAAGTACACCACTTGGATTTTAGTTTCTGGAAAGGAAACACAGGTATGCAAGTAGTGCAAATGACCTATATGACACTGACAGAAGCTCCGTTCTGTGTTGCCGCAAACGGCACTGTCTGGTCCTTAACCTTGATGGACCTCACCGGAAACTCAATTTCAGAACTTGGCGGAGACCAGTTCGCTTGCATGCCTTTTCTCGAGCAGCTCATTCTCAGCTTTAATGCCATAAAAACCATACAGCTGCATGCATTCCGTGGTTTGCGTCACCTCAAAGTTCTCAAACTTGACTCAAACAAGATCTCGCAGCTTACTGTGAAGTATTTCAGATCCCTTATGGCTTTGGAGGTCCTGCTTATCGATAACAACATCATTGAGACTATTGAGGATGGGACATTTCAGGACCAGCGGGAGCTTCGTGAACTGTCACTGGGTAGACTGGAGTATATTTATGAGTTGcatctaaatatgattttttatgtatttccaCCAAAAATACAGCGACTAAGTATTGATGCACATTATGGAACTACTTTTAACCTGGAACATACATCACAGCCTGAGGAAACGTTTGTTCTGGAGCTAAAAGGAGACAGACTGGATTTTGTGGACTGTGATAATAATGTTCTTAAAGCAGTCAGAGAGCTAAAAGTGGTTTGCAACCTATTTATATGCAAGAATAACTTCATGGCACCTTATTTCCCAAACCTGGAATCCTTTGAAATCTCAGGAGGAGCTGAACGAGCACCTCTCAGTGACACTAAAATCAGTACTCTGCACCATCTCAAGCATCTCAAGCTCAGCAACCTGAACTTTTCAAACTATACAGAAGCTGGACGTGTCTTCTGGAACTTAACAAAACTCCAGACTCTAGTGCTGGTAAACTGCCATCTGAGTTTCCTGACTGGGAGTATGTTTAAGGACCTGACATCTCTGCAGCTGCTGCGTCTCTACAGCGACAGTCCTCTGGTCTTGATTGATGGTGTGTTTGAAGTTCTTCCAGTGCTTACAGCGTTTGTTCTTGACAGAGTGGATTTTCAGTGCAGTTGTGAAAACGGCTGGGTTCTTGACTGGGCAGAGAGCTCGGAAAAAGTGCAGGTTATCTTCTTGCAGAAGCAGAAATGTGTTTGGCACTATCAGATACTCAACTTCTTGGAGACCATGGAGAAGCTCTGTCAGACTGATGCGCAGTACATTTGCTATGTGGCCACAGCTGGCTGCGTTTGTCTTCTGCTGTCGGCAGCCGTTGGATACCGCTTTGCTCGCTGGCCTTCTGTGGTCCTCTTCTTCCGCCTGAGAGGATGGGTGGAGAGGAGGTTTGGTAGGCAGTGGAACAGGAGGAGGAGACGAGTCGAAGTGGCTGATGGGGAGATAGAGGAGATGCAGTATGATGCTTTTGTGTCTTTCTGTAGCCGAGATGAGGCCTGGGTCCTGGGGGAGATGGCTCCTCGACTGGAGGAGCAAGGGAACCTGAGACTTAGGCTGTGTCTGCACAACAGAGACTTTGAGGTGAGGTTTATAAAATAAGGTTTTGAATACAAAAAACAGCATCAGAAGTAGTTGCGTTTGAGTTTTATCAGTATTGCTATCCATCGAGACTAATCGAAAATAATTCGTGAAACATCTTTTAGGTGGGTAAAGATATCATGGACAACATCACGGAGAGTATCTACAGCAGTCAGTGCACTGTTTGTTTGATCAGCCGCCGATATCTGCGCAGTGACTGGTGCAGTCTGGAGATGCGAGTGGCCACACACCGGCAGCTGGAATATCAGAAACACCGTCTCATCCTCGTCTTCCTCGAACACATCTCTCCTTTTGAGCTTTCTGCTTTCCATCGGTAATTAGGGAAAAATGGAAGGAGTTGCCCTCCTTAAAGGGATACCCcataccccatgatttactatatgacttttcttctttcagacaaatacaatacaGAGGTATAgtgaaaaatgtcctggctcttcccagctttataatggcagtggacAGTGGCCAAGATTTTGAAGGAAAATAGTGCATAaatgcatcataaaaagtgctccacacggctcTGGGGGGTAAAAAAAGCTTCTGAAGTgaatttctatatttctatatttactttataaaccataatctctagcttctgctaactgttgtacacacATTTACGAGAGAGTGGCATTTCAGCAGGTCACATAGGACATTGACAAACACAGTGAAGAACATGGAAGTGATGAACCGGAACAAACAACGGTCATGAATGAGGATTTGtatagaaaaaagtcagagtattttgatataagccaagaggagacttgtTTACCGTTTGctataaacaaaacttggttcttggcgagactagcatattcttacACTACAactacatcctacatcatccgctggaatgccactctttCGTGAAGGTGTGTACGGctgttagcggaagctagagattatggtttataaagtttaacatttggatatttttcttacacaaacacattgattcattTCAGAAGACATTGTTGTTAAtcccccagagctgtgtgaagtactttttatgatggatggatgcactttattggacttcaaaatctcaacaacCGTTCACcgccattataaatcttggaagagccaggacattttttaatataactccgattgtattcgtctgaaagaagaaagtcatatacacctaggatggcttgagggtgagtaaatcatagggtacTTTTCAGTTTTGGCCGAACTATCGCTTTAACAACAATGTGCATTAACTGTgcaaaaagttacaaaaatctTAGCAACCTCAAACCTTTGAACaatgttgtattatttgtataaacacaaaaccagtcataagtaaaatgggaatatttgtagcaatagctaacaatacattgaatgggtcaaaatgatcaattttccttttatgctgataatcattaggatattaagaaaaaatcatgttccatgaagatattttgtacatttcctactgtaaatacatcaaagcttaatttttgattagtaatatacattgctaagaacttaatttggacaattttctcaatatttattttatttttattttttttgcaccctcagatttcagatattcaaatagttgtatctcggtcatatattgtcctatcataactaactacacatcagtggaaagcttatttattcagcttgatgTGTAagtctcaatttcaaaaaacttaccctgttcatgttttgttttttaatttattaatgtttttaatttactaaatcaaatattgtattcattttctcattttataaATGGTGTAAATACTTTTATCATTACTTTCCATAGTTTAGCCAAACTGGTGAGATCACGTACATATCTGGACTGGCCAGAGGATGAAGGTGACAGAGTGCATTTCTGGGATCGTTTGAGGAGAAACATTGCAGAGGAATACACGGTGAGTAAAGAATTAGCAGGAAACTGGCACAAGTCACTTTTTGACCCttggaaaaatacaaaatgactaaaatatcGCAAAAATCTAAACTGACGCTGTAAGAAAGAATCATGTTACAGGTATTAAactatatttgaaataatatctGAACTGTTTTACAGGAAGCTTCTTGAAACTACATCTGGTGTGTTCCTGCTTAAATACAAACTGTGAAGAAaaaactggtaacactttagtatagggaacagtTCTCACTaatagttacttattagcatacctattattaacatatcagctgtttattagtacttataaagcacctattctgcatgactaaattctacatccctaatcctacccaatacctgaatttaacaactacctaactattaataagcagcaaattaggggtttattgaggcaaaagtcgtaGCTAATggttaatagcgagaactggacctttaaataaagtgtgaccaacaAATCTTACTGCtccatttcatattttaaaaatgcttgtcACACTTTGAAATGTGATGCTTATCAGTGATAATTACTTAGAGTAACTGACTATATGTTCATGCTTTTAAAACAATGTCTCTATTTTAATACTAATTACTGAACTAAtcaataaattcataaaatgtataaattgtatttgtcACAATCTTTTTCATCAGTATCTGCACATAAATTTTCATTGTGCTACACAGAGTACATGTTAAACAACACTCAAGTGAAAAAGCACATAGTTCACCACTGGTGCTAAaagtttcaaaaaagaaaacatgttttcaggtttcattgtgatttatatttccatttttcactactgctcaaaatgtgtttaaattcttgaaaatgtctttaaattcTTCATTAGTTTAGTAGACAAACATAAGTTGTACCtatggaagttttttttttttttttttaactttccacCTGTTATAATCCGCTGATGTGCTGTTTTACTGCAATACCACAGCAAGAACATTTctctgtaataatattataagcTATTGTGACCATGTTTAGATGTAAATCTGGCAATACCAGCCTTCAAATACTAGAGAGCGCTGTTACACAAAGACGctggctctctctctctctctctctctctctctctctctctctcaaacatGGTTGAAATAAACCATGACCTGATTAAGTACTATGAACTGGTATGTTTACACTGGTATGTCTTTACCCCAGTGAAATTTGAGATGTGATTCACAAAACCACATGGCTAAAACAACTCCAACAGCTGTCTTTGTTTAATTGGCACTTTGTCATAAATGCCATTTGACTGATCACTCTTTGCAGCtgataaaacaaacaagattATTTCATGCTGTTCAGAgccctgcaaaaaaaaaaaaaaaaaaaacttccattGGCAAAACTACTATAAATCAACTactataattttttgttaaatatatgttgctggtaaaaaagaaaaaaaaattgcctacATAATATCAGCAGggtacactgtcagaaaaaaaggtacagttctgttgcTAAggcagtaccctaaggtacaaagtgaaaaagtacaaatatgtacttttaaaatactaatatgtacttttaaggtaccaatatgtactttcaaagtactaaaatatacCTTTAAGATActattatgtgaccctggatcacaaaactagtcataagggtcaatttttcaaaactgagatttatatatatatctgaaagctgaataaataaacttttcattgatatatgatttgttaggataggacaatatttggtcgagatacaattatttaaaaatctggaatctgggggtgcaaaaaatcaaaatatttaaagtttaaagttgtccaaataatattcttaacaatgtatattactaatcaaaaaattaagttttgatatgtttacagtaataattttacaaaaatcttcatggaacatgatctttacttaatttcctaatgatttttgccataaaagaaaaatctatcattttgacccatacaatgtatttttggctatataCCCCATATAGCcaatataccccagcaacttaagactggttttgtggtccagggtcacatatgtactgtttaggggtaatgtaccttttcacttttgtaccttagggtaccgccccagcgacagaactgtacctttttttctgagagtgtagtatttttgttgttttgttttgttttgtcaatCAATCCCTGTCATAAGGTCATCAGACACTAAAGCTGATTTATAATTCTAAAACCATCAATCTTTCAAGAAGAGCTTCTTACATCTGTTCTTGCACAATCCGTTTTCTGGCATGCAAACGTAATTTCAGACGTTACGCCTATGAAGTTGAGCAACCTTTTTTTACCACCTTGAAACATGGGAGAAAATATTAACTAAACAGTTGCTTACAAgataaacataaatgttttccattaaaatatatttacatgttatgttatataatatattattatcactattattgcatttttgctATTACAATGCGATACTAGAAGTAGTGTCAGGATTTGGGCTCATTTTGTAGGTGTGTCCAGTTTCACAATGTGAGCTAATCATGGTTTTAACAGTGTTTGCCTGAAACAATGTGCTAGATTTAACATCCTGAAAATCAGTTTATGCCTGTCAAGACTCATCTTGGTCAGAAAATACTACCATGGTATCTACCCATCCTAATAGCCTATGTGTTTTATGACTGTTTAGATGAGCTATCCATGTTACATTAAATATCtcatattctgaaaaaaaagctagcttaaaatatatagaaaaatatagatatacatatatttttttatttgacctatttaatgtttattttctagttttgactttataaacTGTTGAACTTTTGCTTTGTGTTTAAAGTTTTGATGAGATTCACAGGCAGGAATTCCATTGTATTGTTTGGCAGTAATTACGATGGCAAACAATGCTactcaaaaacaaacagaaccTACATTAATGTTGCATAGCACCGACCAAACACAGAGACTGTGGGCTTAGCGAACAGGGTGGAGGAGAATCACTGGACTGTGAGGGTTTTGTCTTGGTAATTGGAAAGCACATGTTCCTGATAATTGTGCTCTGGTATGCTGTGCGCCCCGCAGCAGACGGCTTTCTCTCTCACATAGCTgcattctttctctctccctccctcgcATATGCACAAACATATCTTCATACTGCAGAAAGAAAGTTAGACAGAAAAGACGACTTTCAGAGCTTATATCTTGATGAATGTGGTAAAGCAAGTTGGCCAGAAACTTGGAAAAAAGTATCTGACTAAGCTCTCAAGGTGTGGCTGGATGATGATCTCAGTAATGTCTCACTAAGCCTTTATGCAATGATCAAATACATGCTCCTACTTGTGATAGGCACACACTTACTCACTTACATGGGACATGGGCCATGCAGTTGGCACAGAATCCACTGCAATAAATCAGAAAATGTCTGTAGATGGTTTGAGGAAAAACAGTTGAAGTGGTATTATTCACTTTCTAAACCTCTTCTCACCTCTCACCTCATTTATGACAGTACACTTTCAGGGGAGTTATGTCCGCACAACACCTCTCTTGAGTAATATATCCTGTTTTCCCCACCCATAAAGTTCTGGGTATACGCCCAGTGATTTGATGGGAAAAAAAGCAACTTGGGAAGACTGGAATTCGCAGAAGAGGCTTTTTTATAGGCATTGTACTGGCTTACGTTAGAAGAAGCAAGAAACAGCAGAAGAAAAGTTTCCTTACAAAACTAGGTAAGCTTTCTGATTTGATCCT
The sequence above is drawn from the Labeo rohita strain BAU-BD-2019 chromosome 16, IGBB_LRoh.1.0, whole genome shotgun sequence genome and encodes:
- the LOC127177960 gene encoding toll-like receptor 13 isoform X1, whose product is MDVLDSNCLCFWWRFALGLSICNGVFSIISKRCITTEEHLLRDMPKTPYCYHYPGRGPYTDCNITDLRTDLSEVGLQVRSLCIYGDFSSIPADAFSRLSSLEVLQIDGIRLKRVQSGAFSGLPNLKYLLVLFNDAICRSVSVESLAFFGLTNLEKLALRGLKLVNVSTSIFDPLVSLISLEITRTCTQDLSDIFCYLPEGMSHLKNLSVTDSGIEKIETKACPGGSKTWPVTVLSGIQNLYLIGNSIEIIQANSLVAFQNLSSLHLEFNGKSLGSIWESGVGKVSELSLKGSVVKKYSTNFKDVCHIITSLHVKLLSLVFTSTDRLTAEDLKECGTTLINVFISRSEVHHLDFSFWKGNTGMQVVQMTYMTLTEAPFCVAANGTVWSLTLMDLTGNSISELGGDQFACMPFLEQLILSFNAIKTIQLHAFRGLRHLKVLKLDSNKISQLTVKYFRSLMALEVLLIDNNIIETIEDGTFQDQRELRELSLGRLEYIYELHLNMIFYVFPPKIQRLSIDAHYGTTFNLEHTSQPEETFVLELKGDRLDFVDCDNNVLKAVRELKVVCNLFICKNNFMAPYFPNLESFEISGGAERAPLSDTKISTLHHLKHLKLSNLNFSNYTEAGRVFWNLTKLQTLVLVNCHLSFLTGSMFKDLTSLQLLRLYSDSPLVLIDGVFEVLPVLTAFVLDRVDFQCSCENGWVLDWAESSEKVQVIFLQKQKCVWHYQILNFLETMEKLCQTDAQYICYVATAGCVCLLLSAAVGYRFARWPSVVLFFRLRGWVERRFGRQWNRRRRRVEVADGEIEEMQYDAFVSFCSRDEAWVLGEMAPRLEEQGNLRLRLCLHNRDFEVGKDIMDNITESIYSSQCTVCLISRRYLRSDWCSLEMRVATHRQLEYQKHRLILVFLEHISPFELSAFHRLAKLVRSRTYLDWPEDEGDRVHFWDRLRRNIAEEYTVSKELAGNWHKSLFDPWKNTK
- the LOC127177960 gene encoding toll-like receptor 13 isoform X2, encoding MDVLDSNCLCFWWRFALGLSICNGVFSIISKRCITTEEHLLRDMPKTPYCYHYPGRGPYTDCNITDLRTDLSEVGLQVRSLCIYGDFSSIPADAFSRLSSLEVLQIDGIRLKRVQSGAFSGLPNLKYLLVLFNDAICRSVSVESLAFFGLTNLEKLALRGLKLVNVSTSIFDPLVSLISLEITRTCTQDLSDIFCYLPEGMSHLKNLSVTDSGIEKIETKACPGGSKTWPVTVLSGIQNLYLIGNSIEIIQANSLVAFQNLSSLHLEFNGKSLGSIWESGVGKVSELSLKGSVVKKYSTNFKDVCHIITSLHVKLLSLVFTSTDRLTAEDLKECGTTLINVFISRSEVHHLDFSFWKGNTGMQVVQMTYMTLTEAPFCVAANGTVWSLTLMDLTGNSISELGGDQFACMPFLEQLILSFNAIKTIQLHAFRGLRHLKVLKLDSNKISQLTVKYFRSLMALEVLLIDNNIIETIEDGTFQDQRELRELSLGRLEYIYELHLNMIFYVFPPKIQRLSIDAHYGTTFNLEHTSQPEETFVLELKGDRLDFVDCDNNVLKAVRELKVVCNLFICKNNFMAPYFPNLESFEISGGAERAPLSDTKISTLHHLKHLKLSNLNFSNYTEAGRVFWNLTKLQTLVLVNCHLSFLTGSMFKDLTSLQLLRLYSDSPLVLIDGVFEVLPVLTAFVLDRVDFQCSCENGWVLDWAESSEKVQVIFLQKQKCVWHYQILNFLETMEKLCQTDAQYICYVATAGCVCLLLSAAVGYRFARWPSVVLFFRLRGWVERRFGRQWNRRRRRVEVADGEIEEMQYDAFVSFCSRDEAWVLGEMAPRLEEQGNLRLRLCLHNRDFEVGKDIMDNITESIYSSQCTVCLISRRYLRSDWCSLEMRVATHRQLEYQKHRLILVFLEHISPFELSAFHRLAKLVRSRTYLDWPEDEGDRVHFWDRLRRNIAEEYTEAS
- the LOC127177960 gene encoding toll-like receptor 13 isoform X3; translated protein: MDVLDSNCLCFWWRFALGLSICNGVFSIISKRCITTEEHLLRDMPKTPYCYHYPGRGPYTDCNITDLRTDLSEVLQIDGIRLKRVQSGAFSGLPNLKYLLVLFNDAICRSVSVESLAFFGLTNLEKLALRGLKLVNVSTSIFDPLVSLISLEITRTCTQDLSDIFCYLPEGMSHLKNLSVTDSGIEKIETKACPGGSKTWPVTVLSGIQNLYLIGNSIEIIQANSLVAFQNLSSLHLEFNGKSLGSIWESGVGKVSELSLKGSVVKKYSTNFKDVCHIITSLHVKLLSLVFTSTDRLTAEDLKECGTTLINVFISRSEVHHLDFSFWKGNTGMQVVQMTYMTLTEAPFCVAANGTVWSLTLMDLTGNSISELGGDQFACMPFLEQLILSFNAIKTIQLHAFRGLRHLKVLKLDSNKISQLTVKYFRSLMALEVLLIDNNIIETIEDGTFQDQRELRELSLGRLEYIYELHLNMIFYVFPPKIQRLSIDAHYGTTFNLEHTSQPEETFVLELKGDRLDFVDCDNNVLKAVRELKVVCNLFICKNNFMAPYFPNLESFEISGGAERAPLSDTKISTLHHLKHLKLSNLNFSNYTEAGRVFWNLTKLQTLVLVNCHLSFLTGSMFKDLTSLQLLRLYSDSPLVLIDGVFEVLPVLTAFVLDRVDFQCSCENGWVLDWAESSEKVQVIFLQKQKCVWHYQILNFLETMEKLCQTDAQYICYVATAGCVCLLLSAAVGYRFARWPSVVLFFRLRGWVERRFGRQWNRRRRRVEVADGEIEEMQYDAFVSFCSRDEAWVLGEMAPRLEEQGNLRLRLCLHNRDFEVGKDIMDNITESIYSSQCTVCLISRRYLRSDWCSLEMRVATHRQLEYQKHRLILVFLEHISPFELSAFHRLAKLVRSRTYLDWPEDEGDRVHFWDRLRRNIAEEYTVSKELAGNWHKSLFDPWKNTK